AAGGAGTTTCTTGCCTCGGGCGGCCGCTGGCAGGAGACGGCCCACAGGCTGCACATCCACGTCAACACCCTCCGCCACCGGCTCGCCCGCTGCGAGGAGCTCACAGGGAGGTCCCTCTCCTCGATGGACGACCGGGTGGACCTCTACCTGGCCCTGCGGACCAGGGAGGGCGTCCGGGGAGCGGAGCCCTAGAGCACCTCGTCGGGGCTGGTGTAGGGCAGATCGTGGGCCTCGGCCACCGGCTCGGAGAGGAGCCTGCCCGAGAGCGTGCTGAGGCCCTTCTTCAGCGCCTCGTCCTCCCGCGCGGCTCCCTCTATGCCCTTCTCGGCGATCTTGAGGAGGTAGGGCAGCGTGGCGCTGGTCAGCGCCAGCGTGGAGGTCCTGGCCACCGCCCCGGGGATGTTGGCCACGCAGTAGTGGATGACCCCCTCCTCCACGTAGGTGGGATCGGAGTGGGTCGTGGGCCTCGCGGTCTCCACGCATCCTCCCTGGTCTATGGCCACATCGACTATCACGCTGCCCGGCCGCATGCTGGCCACCATCTCCCGACTTACGAGCTTGGGCGCCTTGGCCCCCGGCACCAGAACCGCCCCTATGACCACGTCGGATTCGCGCACGTACTGGGCCATCCTGGCCCGGTTGGGGATGACCAGGTCCACCCTCCCCCCGAAGATGTCCGACAGATAGGCCAGCCGCTTGGGGTTTATGTCCATCACCCTCACTATGGCCCGCATCCCCACCGCTATCTTGGCCGCCTCCGTCCCCACAACCCCCCCGCCGATGATGGTCACCTTGGCGGCAGGAGTCCCCGGAACGCCCCCCAGCAAAAGCCCCGCTCCTCCCTGCGGGCTCTCCAGGCAGTGGGCCGCCGCCTGCACGCTCATCCTCCCCGCAACCTCGCTCATCGGAGCGAGCAGCGGCAGCGAACCGTCCGCCAGCTCCACCGTCTCGTAGGCGATGGAGCCTATCTTCCTCTCCAGCAGGAACTCGGTGAGCCGCCTGTCCGCCGCCAGGTGCAGATAGGTGAACAGCTGCTGGCCCTCCCGGTAGAGCTCGTACTCCTCGGGGATGGGCTCCTTTACCTTCACGATCAGGTCCGCAGCCTCATAGACCTCGCGGGCGCTCCCCACCACCCGCGCCCCCGCCCGCTCGTACTCCTCGTCCGCAAAGCCGCTTATCCTGCCCGCCCCAGACTCGACGACCACCTCGTGCCCGTGGTGGACCAGCTCCACCACCCCGTCCGGCTGCAGGCTGACCCGCCCCTCCCTGTCCTTTATCTCCCTGGGAACTCCCACCACCCTGGGCATCTCTGCTCTCCTCCTTACTGCAAAATCGGCGTGCAGAAACGTCATGCCCCTTATAACAGGGCTACAGTAAGCATACAAGAACGACAGGAATACTGGTACGATGTCCGTGGACGTTGTAACCCGCGGAGGAACGAGACGAGCGTGGACGGGAGCTTCGGGGGAAGCAGGTGAGAAGCGGCAACGAAGGCATAGGCTTTTCCATCGGCGAGGTGGCTCAGGCGCTGGGGGTTGCGCCGCAGACGCTCAGGCTCTGGGAGAGGGAG
The Rubrobacter xylanophilus genome window above contains:
- the ald gene encoding alanine dehydrogenase, with amino-acid sequence MPRVVGVPREIKDREGRVSLQPDGVVELVHHGHEVVVESGAGRISGFADEEYERAGARVVGSAREVYEAADLIVKVKEPIPEEYELYREGQQLFTYLHLAADRRLTEFLLERKIGSIAYETVELADGSLPLLAPMSEVAGRMSVQAAAHCLESPQGGAGLLLGGVPGTPAAKVTIIGGGVVGTEAAKIAVGMRAIVRVMDINPKRLAYLSDIFGGRVDLVIPNRARMAQYVRESDVVIGAVLVPGAKAPKLVSREMVASMRPGSVIVDVAIDQGGCVETARPTTHSDPTYVEEGVIHYCVANIPGAVARTSTLALTSATLPYLLKIAEKGIEGAAREDEALKKGLSTLSGRLLSEPVAEAHDLPYTSPDEVL